In Streptomyces sp. P3, one DNA window encodes the following:
- a CDS encoding FdhF/YdeP family oxidoreductase → MATKPPKADPVQDAPLVDEPKHAAAGLSAVGHSLRIAQQQMGVKRTALTLLRVNQKDGFDCPGCAWPEPEHRHAAEFCENGAKAVAEEATLRRVTPEFFAAHTVADLAGRSGYWLGQQGRLTHPMYLPEGADRYEPVTWERAFDIVAEECAALASPDEAVFYTSGRTSNEAAFLYQLFARELGTNNLPDCSNMCHESSGSALSETIGIGKGSVLLEDLHQADLIIVAGQNPGTNHPRMLSALEKAKAGGARIISVNPLPEAGLERFKNPQTPQGMLKGAALTDLFLQIRIGGDQALFRLLNKLVLETDGALDEAFIAEHTHGFEEFTDAARAADWDETLAATGLTRAQIEETLRMVLASKRTIVCWAMGLTQHKHSVPTIREVVNFLLLRGNIGRPGAGVCPVRGHSNVQGDRTMGIFERPAPAFLDALEKEFGFAPPREHGFDVVRAIRALRDGEAKLFFAMGGNFVSASPDTDVTEAAMQRARLTVHVSTKLNRSHVVTGARALILPTLGRTERDLQGGGEQFVTVEDSMGMVHASRGRLAPASAHLLSEPAIVCRLARRVLGADSETPWEEFEKDYGTIRDRIARVIPGFEDFNARVARPGGFTLPHAPRDERRFPTATGKANFTAAPVEYPQLPEGRLLLQTLRSHDQYNTTIYGLDDRYRGIKNGRRVVLVNAEDARAFGLAEGSYVDLVSEWRDGVERRAPGFRVVLYPTARGCAAAYYPETNVLVPLDATADTSNTPASKSVVVRLEQSATD, encoded by the coding sequence ATGGCAACGAAGCCGCCGAAGGCTGATCCGGTCCAGGACGCGCCGCTCGTCGACGAGCCGAAACACGCGGCGGCGGGCCTGTCGGCGGTCGGACACTCCCTGCGGATCGCCCAGCAGCAGATGGGCGTGAAGCGCACCGCGCTGACGCTGCTGCGCGTCAACCAGAAGGACGGCTTCGACTGCCCCGGCTGCGCCTGGCCCGAGCCCGAGCACCGGCACGCCGCCGAGTTCTGCGAGAACGGCGCGAAGGCGGTCGCCGAGGAGGCGACCCTGCGCCGCGTCACCCCCGAGTTCTTCGCCGCGCACACCGTCGCCGACCTCGCCGGCCGCAGCGGCTACTGGCTCGGCCAGCAGGGACGCCTCACCCACCCCATGTACCTGCCCGAAGGCGCGGACCGCTACGAGCCGGTCACCTGGGAGCGCGCCTTCGACATCGTCGCCGAGGAGTGCGCCGCCCTCGCCTCCCCCGACGAGGCCGTCTTCTACACCTCGGGCCGCACCAGCAACGAGGCCGCGTTCCTCTACCAGCTCTTCGCGCGCGAACTCGGCACGAACAACCTGCCGGACTGCTCCAACATGTGCCACGAGTCGTCCGGCTCGGCACTGTCGGAGACCATCGGCATCGGCAAGGGCAGCGTCCTGCTCGAGGACCTCCACCAGGCCGACCTGATCATCGTCGCCGGACAGAACCCGGGCACCAACCACCCGCGCATGCTCTCCGCGCTGGAGAAGGCCAAAGCGGGCGGCGCGAGGATCATCAGCGTCAACCCGCTGCCCGAGGCCGGCCTGGAGCGCTTCAAGAACCCGCAGACACCGCAGGGCATGCTCAAGGGCGCGGCGCTCACCGACCTGTTCCTGCAGATCCGCATCGGCGGCGACCAGGCCCTCTTCCGTCTCCTCAACAAGCTCGTCCTCGAGACGGACGGCGCGCTCGACGAGGCGTTCATCGCCGAACACACCCACGGCTTCGAGGAGTTCACCGACGCCGCCCGCGCCGCCGACTGGGACGAGACGCTCGCCGCGACCGGCCTCACGCGCGCGCAGATCGAGGAGACCCTGCGCATGGTGCTCGCCTCGAAGCGCACCATCGTCTGCTGGGCCATGGGCCTCACCCAGCACAAGCACTCCGTGCCCACCATCCGCGAAGTCGTCAACTTCCTCCTGCTGCGCGGCAACATCGGCCGCCCGGGCGCGGGCGTGTGCCCGGTGCGCGGCCACTCCAACGTCCAGGGCGACCGCACCATGGGCATCTTCGAACGGCCCGCCCCGGCCTTCCTGGACGCCCTGGAGAAGGAGTTCGGCTTCGCGCCGCCGCGCGAGCACGGCTTCGACGTCGTACGGGCCATCCGCGCACTGCGCGACGGCGAGGCGAAACTGTTCTTCGCCATGGGCGGCAACTTCGTCTCGGCCTCCCCCGACACCGACGTCACCGAGGCGGCCATGCAGCGCGCCCGGCTGACCGTGCACGTGTCGACCAAGCTGAACCGCTCGCACGTCGTCACGGGCGCCCGCGCGCTGATCCTGCCGACCCTCGGGCGCACCGAGCGCGATCTGCAGGGCGGCGGTGAACAGTTCGTGACGGTCGAGGACTCCATGGGCATGGTGCACGCCTCCCGGGGCCGCCTCGCGCCCGCGAGCGCCCACCTGCTGTCCGAGCCGGCCATCGTCTGCCGTCTCGCGCGCCGGGTCCTCGGCGCGGACAGCGAAACTCCGTGGGAGGAGTTCGAGAAGGACTACGGGACGATCCGTGACCGCATCGCGCGCGTGATCCCCGGCTTCGAGGACTTCAACGCGCGCGTGGCGCGGCCCGGCGGCTTCACCCTGCCGCACGCCCCGCGCGACGAGCGGCGCTTCCCCACCGCGACCGGCAAGGCCAACTTCACCGCCGCGCCCGTCGAGTACCCGCAACTGCCCGAGGGCCGTCTTCTGCTGCAGACCCTGCGCTCGCACGACCAGTACAACACCACGATCTACGGCCTCGACGACCGCTACCGGGGCATCAAAAACGGCCGCCGGGTCGTTCTCGTCAACGCCGAGGACGCGCGCGCGTTCGGCCTCGCGGAGGGCTCGTACGTGGACCTGGTGAGCGAGTGGCGCGACGGCGTGGAGCGGCGCGCCCCCGGCTTCCGCGTGGTGCTCTACCCGACCGCGCGGGGCTGCGCGGCCGCCTACTACCCGGAGACCAACGTGCTGGTACCGCTGGACGCCACCGCGGACACCAGCAACACGCCCGCGAGCAAGTCCGTCGTGGTCCGTCTGGAACAATCGGCGACCGACTGA
- the polA gene encoding DNA polymerase I — MAETASKKTETPSGASRPRLMLMDGHSLAYRAFFALPAENFTTATGQPTNAIYGFASMLANTLRDEAPTHFAVAFDVSRKTWRSEEFTEYKANRSKTPDEFKGQVELIGELLDAMHVSRFAVDGFEADDVIATLATQAEAAGFEVLIVTGDRDSFQLVSEHTTVLYPTKGVSELTRFTPEKVFEKYALTPAQYPDFAALRGDPSDNLPGIPGVGEKTAAKWINQFGSFAELVERVEEVKGKAGQNLRDHLESVKLNRRLTEMVRDVELPASVGDLERTPYDRTAVAMILDTLEIRNPSLRERLLAVDPGGQEAEAAPVITGGVELDGTVLGAGELAGWLAEHAGQTLGVATVDAWALGAGSVTEIALAAAEGAAAWFDPTELDETDENAWAAWLAAEDRPKVLHDAKGAMRVFAEHGWSVAGVLMDTALAAYLVKPGRRSFDLDALSLEYLGRELAPAAAADGQLAFGTDDGAEAEALMVQARTIVDLGASFRGRLEEVGAADLLRDMELPTSALLARMERHGIAADRAHLEAMEQMFAGAVQQAVKEAHAAAGHEFNLGSPKQLQEVLFGELGLPRTKKTKTGYTTDADALAWLAGQTDNELPVIMLRHREQAKLRVTVEGLIKTIAADGRIHTTFNQTVAATGRLSSTDPNLQNIPVRTDEGRAIRRGFVVGEGFESLMTADYSQIELRVMAHLSEDEGLIEAFTSGEDLHTTAASQVFGVERGAVDAEMRRKIKAMSYGLAYGLSAFGLSQQLNIEAGEARALMDAYFERFGGVRDYLRRAVDEARATGYTATLFGRRRYLPDLNSDNRQRREAAERMALNAPIQGTAADIVKIAMLKVDTALRAADLESRMLLQVHDEIVLEIAPGEHAAAEELVRREMAGAVRLRAPLDVSVGAGTDWESAAH; from the coding sequence GTGGCAGAGACAGCATCGAAGAAGACCGAGACCCCCTCCGGCGCAAGCCGTCCGCGCCTGATGCTCATGGACGGGCACTCGCTGGCCTACCGCGCGTTCTTCGCGTTGCCCGCGGAGAACTTCACCACCGCGACGGGCCAGCCCACCAACGCGATCTACGGCTTCGCGTCGATGCTCGCCAACACACTGCGTGACGAGGCGCCCACGCACTTCGCGGTCGCGTTCGACGTCTCCCGCAAGACGTGGCGTTCCGAGGAGTTCACCGAGTACAAGGCGAACCGCTCCAAGACGCCCGACGAGTTCAAGGGCCAGGTCGAGCTGATCGGCGAACTGCTCGACGCGATGCACGTCTCACGCTTCGCGGTGGACGGCTTCGAGGCCGACGACGTCATCGCCACCCTGGCCACCCAGGCCGAGGCCGCCGGTTTCGAGGTGCTGATCGTCACCGGCGACCGCGACTCCTTCCAACTGGTCTCCGAGCACACCACCGTGCTGTATCCGACGAAGGGCGTCTCGGAGCTGACCCGGTTCACCCCGGAGAAGGTCTTCGAGAAGTACGCGTTGACACCGGCGCAGTACCCCGACTTCGCGGCCCTGCGCGGTGACCCGTCCGACAACCTGCCGGGCATCCCGGGCGTCGGCGAGAAGACGGCCGCGAAGTGGATCAACCAGTTCGGTTCCTTCGCGGAGCTCGTCGAGCGCGTCGAGGAGGTCAAGGGCAAGGCCGGGCAGAACCTGCGCGACCACCTGGAATCGGTCAAGCTCAACCGCCGCCTCACCGAGATGGTTCGCGACGTCGAGCTGCCTGCGTCGGTCGGCGACCTGGAGCGCACTCCGTACGACCGCACGGCCGTCGCGATGATCCTGGACACCCTGGAGATCAGGAACCCGTCGCTGCGTGAGCGGCTCCTCGCCGTCGACCCGGGGGGACAGGAGGCCGAGGCCGCCCCGGTGATCACCGGCGGTGTGGAGCTGGACGGCACGGTGCTGGGCGCCGGGGAGCTGGCCGGCTGGCTCGCCGAGCACGCCGGGCAGACCCTGGGCGTGGCCACCGTCGACGCCTGGGCGCTGGGCGCCGGCTCGGTCACCGAGATCGCCCTCGCCGCCGCCGAGGGAGCGGCCGCCTGGTTCGACCCGACGGAGCTCGACGAGACGGACGAGAACGCGTGGGCGGCCTGGCTCGCCGCCGAGGACCGCCCCAAGGTGCTGCACGACGCGAAGGGCGCCATGCGGGTCTTCGCCGAGCACGGCTGGTCCGTCGCCGGCGTCCTCATGGACACCGCTCTCGCCGCCTACCTGGTCAAGCCGGGCCGCCGCTCCTTCGACCTGGACGCGCTGTCCCTGGAGTACCTGGGCCGCGAACTGGCACCGGCCGCCGCGGCCGACGGCCAGCTCGCCTTCGGCACGGACGACGGCGCCGAGGCCGAGGCGCTGATGGTGCAGGCCCGCACGATCGTGGACCTCGGCGCATCCTTCCGCGGCCGGCTGGAGGAGGTCGGCGCGGCGGACCTGCTGCGCGACATGGAGCTGCCGACGTCGGCCCTCCTGGCCCGCATGGAGCGGCACGGCATCGCGGCCGACCGCGCCCATCTGGAGGCCATGGAGCAGATGTTCGCGGGCGCGGTCCAGCAGGCCGTGAAGGAGGCGCACGCGGCCGCCGGCCACGAGTTCAACCTGGGGTCGCCCAAGCAGCTCCAGGAGGTGCTGTTCGGCGAACTGGGCCTGCCCAGGACGAAGAAGACCAAGACCGGCTACACCACCGACGCCGACGCGCTGGCCTGGCTCGCCGGCCAGACGGACAACGAGCTGCCGGTCATCATGCTCCGCCACCGCGAGCAGGCGAAGCTCCGGGTCACCGTCGAGGGCCTGATCAAGACGATCGCCGCGGACGGCCGTATCCACACGACGTTCAACCAGACGGTCGCGGCGACGGGCCGTCTGTCGTCCACCGACCCCAATCTGCAGAACATCCCCGTCCGCACGGACGAGGGGCGGGCGATCCGCCGCGGGTTCGTCGTCGGCGAGGGCTTCGAGTCGCTGATGACGGCCGACTACAGCCAGATCGAACTGCGTGTGATGGCCCATCTCTCCGAGGACGAGGGCCTCATCGAGGCGTTCACCTCCGGCGAGGACCTGCACACCACGGCCGCCTCGCAGGTGTTCGGCGTCGAGCGGGGCGCGGTGGACGCCGAGATGCGCCGCAAGATCAAGGCCATGTCGTACGGGCTCGCCTACGGTCTGTCGGCGTTCGGCCTGTCCCAGCAGCTGAACATCGAGGCCGGTGAGGCCCGCGCCCTGATGGACGCCTACTTCGAGCGTTTCGGCGGGGTGCGGGACTACCTGCGCCGCGCTGTCGACGAGGCGCGCGCGACCGGCTACACGGCGACCCTGTTCGGCCGCCGCCGCTATCTGCCCGACCTCAACAGCGACAACCGACAGCGCCGTGAGGCGGCCGAGCGCATGGCCCTCAACGCGCCCATCCAGGGCACGGCGGCGGACATCGTCAAGATCGCCATGCTCAAGGTGGACACCGCGCTGCGCGCGGCGGACCTCGAGTCGCGCATGCTGCTCCAGGTCCACGACGAAATCGTCCTGGAGATCGCGCCCGGCGAGCACGCGGCGGCGGAGGAGCTGGTCCGCCGCGAGATGGCCGGAGCCGTCCGGCTCAGGGCCCCTCTCGACGTGTCGGTCGGCGCGGGCACGGACTGGGAGTCGGCGGCGCACTGA
- a CDS encoding DUF4184 family protein — MPFTLSHAAAVLPAVRTDGSGRGRLVPAVLVAGSFAPDLTYYAASVRPEAMEFGDVTHSFPGVFTVDVPLAWALVGLWLLVREPLVALLPRARQGRTAALTRCGAPRARARASTALWWYVSAVLGALTHVVWDAFTHLDRWGMRLFPVLGEKIAGSPLYWYLQYGGSAVAAVVIAVFLARAVRGAPDAEPVGVTVLSAADRWWAAAVIGGCALVAAVLRATRWWDYWGTRNAKPWDLVPTVCFGAGAGLILGLLVYAVGVRVWRPAAPGGRAGEPTEVSVGGSRPGAW; from the coding sequence TTGCCGTTCACTCTGAGTCACGCCGCGGCCGTGCTGCCCGCCGTGCGCACCGACGGGTCCGGCCGCGGACGGCTGGTGCCGGCCGTGCTCGTGGCGGGATCGTTCGCCCCCGACCTGACCTACTACGCGGCGAGTGTCCGGCCCGAGGCCATGGAATTCGGCGACGTCACGCACTCCTTCCCCGGCGTGTTCACGGTCGACGTGCCGCTGGCCTGGGCGCTCGTCGGACTGTGGCTGCTCGTGCGCGAACCATTGGTCGCGCTGCTGCCGCGCGCCCGGCAGGGCCGGACGGCCGCGCTGACCCGGTGCGGAGCGCCCCGCGCGCGTGCGCGTGCGTCCACGGCCCTGTGGTGGTACGTGTCGGCGGTGCTCGGCGCGCTGACCCACGTGGTGTGGGACGCGTTCACCCACCTCGACCGCTGGGGCATGCGGTTGTTCCCCGTGCTCGGCGAGAAGATCGCGGGCTCGCCCCTGTACTGGTATCTGCAGTACGGCGGGTCCGCGGTCGCGGCGGTCGTGATCGCCGTGTTCCTGGCGCGTGCGGTGCGCGGGGCGCCCGATGCCGAGCCGGTGGGGGTCACGGTGCTGTCGGCGGCGGACCGGTGGTGGGCCGCCGCCGTGATCGGCGGCTGTGCGCTGGTCGCAGCGGTGCTGCGGGCCACGCGGTGGTGGGACTACTGGGGTACGCGAAACGCGAAGCCCTGGGATCTCGTCCCGACGGTGTGTTTCGGCGCGGGGGCGGGGCTGATCCTGGGTCTGCTGGTGTACGCAGTCGGCGTGCGGGTGTGGCGTCCGGCCGCCCCCGGCGGGCGCGCCGGGGAGCCGACGGAGGTCAGCGTGGGAGGAAGCCGTCCCGGGGCTTGGTGA